One genomic window of Polyangium aurulentum includes the following:
- a CDS encoding IgGFc-binding protein, with amino-acid sequence MTQRFPRSTPNLERSPLVWLLVAAGLACAPFACSASPPPSAGGEGGSGGSDSSSHGGSGHGGEAGTNLTVGSGGTGGPSCAVHCSADLHQVLDCYGNVIQTCPADQGCGPSGTCIAPCESAQANESTLGCDFYSVVPAPENSTQGSCYAVLLANTWTTPVTLQAQYGGQTLDIGGLARTPVGSGQGLTYQPLPNGQLAPGQVAVLFLAQAPSAGNNLIPCPAGVSVGVNSNVSLSTTGLTKAFRVTTSAPVVAYDIYPYGGAQSYVSSATLLVPTPAWGTNYIAADGYEQDPLLASAGGSPFVQIVASQDDTKVTISPTVPIVGGPGVAATGQGQPTTYTLNNGQVLQLLQAQELAGSPISADKPISVWGGSGCMNIPIGKYACDSGHQQLLPVKALGSEYVAVRYRDRAPGANESVPWTLIGAVDDTSLTYDPAPPQGAPTSLASGQMVRFSADSPFSVKSQDDQHPFYVAGHMTGWTNLSGSNAGDSEYVIVLPPRQYLSRYLFLTDPTYGNTNLVFVRQKGEDGTFKPVKLDCAGELGNWQPLGVSGQYEFTRVDLVANGAPVGACDNGVHTAESEVPFGLTVWGWDFAVSYAYPAGMSTQPINTVVVPPVPK; translated from the coding sequence ATGACGCAACGTTTCCCTCGGAGCACGCCCAATCTCGAACGCTCTCCCCTCGTATGGCTGCTCGTCGCGGCGGGGCTCGCGTGCGCCCCGTTCGCGTGCAGCGCCTCGCCGCCACCGTCCGCGGGTGGTGAGGGGGGCAGCGGCGGCAGCGATAGCAGCAGCCATGGAGGGAGCGGCCATGGCGGCGAGGCCGGTACCAATCTCACGGTGGGGAGCGGCGGCACCGGCGGCCCGTCGTGCGCGGTGCACTGCTCGGCCGATCTTCATCAGGTCCTCGATTGCTACGGCAATGTCATCCAGACCTGTCCCGCCGACCAGGGCTGCGGGCCGAGCGGGACCTGCATCGCTCCCTGCGAGAGCGCACAGGCGAACGAGAGCACGCTCGGGTGCGATTTCTACAGCGTCGTCCCCGCCCCCGAGAATTCGACGCAGGGCTCGTGCTACGCGGTGCTGCTCGCGAACACGTGGACGACGCCGGTCACCCTGCAGGCCCAGTACGGCGGGCAGACGCTCGACATCGGCGGGCTCGCGCGCACGCCGGTGGGCAGCGGCCAGGGCCTCACCTATCAGCCGCTTCCGAATGGCCAGCTCGCCCCTGGCCAGGTTGCAGTTCTCTTCCTCGCGCAGGCTCCGAGCGCCGGTAACAACTTGATTCCCTGCCCGGCCGGCGTTTCGGTGGGCGTCAATTCGAACGTCTCGCTGTCCACGACGGGGCTCACCAAGGCTTTCCGCGTGACCACGAGCGCGCCCGTCGTCGCATACGATATCTACCCTTACGGCGGCGCCCAGAGCTACGTCTCGAGCGCGACCCTGCTCGTGCCGACGCCCGCCTGGGGAACCAATTACATCGCCGCGGATGGATACGAGCAGGATCCGCTCCTCGCGTCGGCTGGCGGCAGCCCGTTCGTGCAGATCGTCGCCTCCCAGGACGATACCAAGGTCACGATCAGCCCCACCGTGCCCATCGTGGGCGGCCCAGGCGTGGCGGCGACGGGGCAGGGGCAGCCAACGACGTACACGTTGAACAATGGCCAGGTGCTCCAGCTCCTGCAGGCCCAGGAGCTCGCAGGCAGCCCGATCAGCGCCGACAAACCCATCAGCGTGTGGGGCGGCTCGGGGTGCATGAACATCCCCATTGGCAAATATGCGTGCGACTCGGGGCACCAGCAGCTCTTGCCGGTGAAGGCGCTCGGGAGCGAGTACGTGGCCGTGAGATACCGCGATCGCGCCCCGGGCGCGAACGAGAGCGTGCCGTGGACGCTCATCGGCGCGGTCGACGACACGTCGCTGACCTACGACCCCGCGCCACCCCAAGGCGCGCCCACGTCGCTCGCGAGCGGACAGATGGTGCGCTTCTCCGCGGACAGCCCATTCTCGGTCAAAAGCCAGGACGACCAGCACCCGTTCTACGTCGCCGGACATATGACTGGCTGGACCAATCTATCCGGCAGCAATGCCGGCGACTCGGAATACGTCATCGTGCTCCCGCCGCGCCAGTACCTGTCGCGTTACCTGTTCTTGACCGATCCGACGTACGGGAACACGAACCTCGTGTTCGTGCGGCAGAAAGGGGAGGACGGCACGTTCAAGCCGGTGAAGCTCGATTGCGCGGGCGAGCTCGGCAACTGGCAGCCGCTCGGAGTCTCGGGGCAGTACGAGTTCACGCGCGTCGACCTCGTGGCCAACGGCGCGCCGGTCGGCGCTTGCGACAATGGGGTCCACACGGCCGAGAGCGAGGTGCCCTTCGGGCTCACCGTCTGGGGGTGGGATTTTGCGGTCAGCTATGCGTATCCCGCGGGAATGAGCACCCAGCCGATCAACACGGTGGTGGTTCCCCCGGTCCCGAAGTGA
- a CDS encoding AgmX/PglI C-terminal domain-containing protein, whose product MDGKQKVALTFALYQNDALVRRETVTQDIVKVGKDPKSHLRVDDELASRMHAVIEVASAEDITLIDLGNEPGTLVNGARVNKVKVRAGDQVQIGGTKIVLEKAEPVAVAAGAAQSSGNPFATAPAGKNPFAAPAGGNPFTAPAASPFGGASPFGGGDPFGLNNPFAQPKPPAADDVPHDAPEGSYTYQLVKSGPDVPSEEVEAPSASVEVMILWDQMVLHVAHLTPPRSFYVGEEQSKNVTCDYYVPSEKLGATRAPIVLAERGGAVSVVLLPRAKGTIEIAGQPKITVQQAIDSGKTQPCAELSGAFQMALPPGSKARIEVDGLVFQVSSVNAGRVVAGHVQIDSQSALYSGLSMAVHLGLLAAMAFFMPPLGATDEDGISDDQKYMIQQYLTAAAEKEQEEAKQEDLAENNADNKEGGTGTKAKGEEGSMGNPTTKATGNKYGVQGPAENSDPHIARQAALRDAAEFGMIGLLNAGAGGDPNAPTAPWGRDDSLGNDALSARGNMWGDQIGDSFGAGGLGLSGIGEGGGGRGEGIGLGNIGTIGHGAGTGTGQGFGSGHGKLAGSHRTKPPQVRMGATSVSGRLPPEVIQRIVRQNFGRFRLCYENGLRNNPNLQGRVAVRFVIGRDGAVSNVGNGGSDMPDGGVVSCVVRAFYGLSFPQPEGGIVTVVYPIMFAPGG is encoded by the coding sequence ATGGATGGAAAACAGAAAGTCGCGCTCACGTTCGCGCTCTATCAAAACGATGCGCTGGTGCGCCGAGAAACGGTCACGCAGGACATCGTCAAGGTTGGAAAGGACCCGAAGAGCCATCTGCGTGTCGACGACGAGCTCGCCTCGCGTATGCACGCGGTGATCGAGGTGGCCTCTGCGGAAGACATCACGCTCATCGATCTCGGCAACGAGCCCGGGACCCTCGTCAATGGCGCGCGCGTCAACAAGGTCAAGGTCCGGGCCGGGGATCAGGTCCAGATTGGCGGCACGAAGATCGTGCTCGAAAAGGCCGAGCCGGTGGCCGTCGCTGCGGGCGCCGCGCAATCCTCCGGCAATCCATTTGCGACCGCGCCGGCCGGCAAGAATCCATTTGCAGCGCCGGCGGGCGGCAATCCGTTCACGGCCCCCGCGGCGAGCCCGTTCGGCGGTGCAAGCCCGTTCGGAGGCGGCGATCCGTTTGGCTTGAACAACCCGTTTGCGCAGCCGAAGCCGCCGGCCGCGGACGATGTGCCGCACGACGCGCCCGAGGGCTCGTACACCTATCAACTCGTCAAGAGCGGCCCCGACGTCCCGTCCGAGGAGGTCGAGGCGCCGTCGGCCTCCGTCGAGGTCATGATCCTGTGGGACCAAATGGTCCTGCACGTCGCGCACCTGACGCCGCCGCGCTCTTTCTACGTGGGTGAAGAGCAGAGCAAGAACGTCACCTGCGATTATTACGTCCCGTCCGAGAAGCTAGGCGCGACGCGGGCGCCCATCGTGCTCGCGGAGCGCGGCGGCGCGGTGAGCGTCGTGCTCTTGCCCCGCGCGAAGGGCACGATCGAGATCGCCGGGCAGCCGAAGATCACGGTGCAGCAGGCAATCGACAGCGGGAAAACGCAGCCGTGCGCAGAACTGTCCGGTGCATTCCAGATGGCGCTGCCGCCCGGATCGAAGGCGCGCATCGAGGTCGACGGGCTCGTCTTCCAGGTGTCGTCGGTCAATGCGGGCCGCGTGGTCGCGGGCCACGTTCAGATCGACTCGCAGAGCGCCCTTTATTCGGGTCTGTCGATGGCCGTGCACCTCGGCCTGCTCGCCGCGATGGCCTTCTTCATGCCGCCGCTCGGCGCGACGGACGAGGACGGGATCTCGGACGATCAGAAGTACATGATCCAGCAATACCTCACCGCTGCGGCAGAAAAGGAGCAGGAGGAGGCGAAGCAGGAGGACCTCGCCGAAAACAACGCGGACAACAAGGAGGGCGGCACCGGCACCAAGGCGAAGGGCGAGGAGGGTTCCATGGGGAATCCGACCACCAAGGCGACCGGCAATAAGTACGGCGTGCAAGGGCCGGCGGAGAACTCCGATCCGCACATCGCCCGCCAGGCGGCGCTTCGCGACGCGGCCGAGTTCGGCATGATCGGCCTGCTCAACGCGGGCGCGGGCGGCGATCCCAATGCGCCCACGGCGCCGTGGGGCCGCGACGATTCTCTCGGAAACGACGCGCTCTCGGCTCGCGGCAACATGTGGGGCGACCAGATCGGCGATTCGTTCGGCGCGGGCGGCCTTGGTCTGTCCGGTATCGGCGAGGGCGGCGGCGGGCGCGGCGAGGGTATCGGCCTCGGCAATATCGGAACGATCGGCCACGGCGCCGGCACGGGCACCGGGCAGGGCTTCGGCTCGGGTCACGGTAAATTGGCGGGCTCGCACCGCACCAAGCCCCCGCAGGTTCGCATGGGCGCGACGAGCGTGAGCGGGCGTTTGCCGCCGGAGGTCATTCAGCGCATCGTGCGCCAGAATTTCGGCCGCTTCCGCCTCTGCTATGAAAACGGCCTGCGCAACAATCCCAATTTGCAAGGCCGCGTGGCAGTGCGCTTCGTCATCGGTCGCGACGGCGCGGTGTCCAACGTCGGAAACGGCGGCTCGGATATGCCGGACGGCGGTGTGGTGTCGTGCGTGGTGCGCGCCTTCTACGGTCTGTCGTTCCCGCAGCCGGAAGGCGGCATCGTCACGGTCGTCTACCCGATCATGTTCGCCCCCGGCGGCTGA
- a CDS encoding fatty acid desaturase family protein encodes MRRPPPFDLSSVDLESFYADVKALRREIDASLGEDDLRHLRKMERWGRACTALGLAGAGIFPNPASAVLLSIGRSTRWLLMHHIGHRGYDKVPNVPPRYTSKVFARGRRRFVDWPDWMIPEAWIYEHNVLHHSHTGEERDPDLIERNTEELREHSMPVRYALMGILALTWRASYYAPNTLDMWRERGAQDGESGGATQGGRLRELLQKCYLPYSALNFGLLPLLYLPLGPWGVMSAFCNSLMAEALTNLHTFCVVGPNHTGDDLYRFEDRPASRAEHALRQIIGSTNYATGGDLLDFAHLWLNYQIEHHLFPDVPMRQYQLIQPKVRALCEKYGIPYVQESVFVRAKKMLDIAVGKASMRRGVTRDAGERAAAPEAARPAI; translated from the coding sequence ATGCGCCGACCGCCCCCGTTCGATCTATCCTCCGTCGACCTCGAGAGCTTCTACGCAGACGTCAAGGCCTTGCGCCGCGAGATCGACGCCTCGCTCGGCGAGGATGATCTGCGTCACCTGCGCAAGATGGAGCGCTGGGGGCGGGCTTGCACCGCGCTCGGGCTCGCTGGCGCTGGAATTTTCCCGAATCCCGCGAGCGCCGTGCTCCTCAGCATCGGCCGCTCTACCCGCTGGCTCTTGATGCACCACATCGGGCATAGAGGCTACGACAAGGTGCCGAACGTGCCACCACGCTACACGAGTAAGGTCTTCGCGCGCGGGCGCCGGCGCTTCGTCGACTGGCCTGATTGGATGATTCCCGAGGCGTGGATCTACGAGCACAACGTGCTCCATCATTCCCACACGGGCGAGGAGCGCGATCCGGACCTCATCGAGCGCAACACCGAGGAGCTGCGCGAGCACTCGATGCCGGTCCGGTATGCTCTCATGGGCATCCTCGCCCTCACGTGGCGAGCCTCGTATTACGCGCCGAATACGCTCGACATGTGGCGGGAGCGCGGCGCGCAGGACGGCGAGAGCGGCGGAGCGACGCAAGGAGGCCGCCTGCGCGAGCTGTTGCAGAAGTGCTACCTGCCCTACTCGGCGCTCAACTTCGGGCTCTTGCCGCTCCTTTATCTCCCGCTCGGCCCCTGGGGGGTCATGAGCGCCTTCTGCAACTCCCTCATGGCCGAGGCGCTCACGAACCTCCACACCTTCTGCGTGGTCGGGCCCAATCACACGGGCGATGATCTCTATCGCTTCGAGGACCGCCCCGCCTCACGCGCGGAGCACGCGCTGCGGCAGATCATCGGGTCGACGAACTATGCGACGGGCGGCGATCTGCTCGATTTCGCGCACCTCTGGCTCAACTACCAGATCGAGCACCACCTCTTCCCCGACGTCCCGATGCGGCAATATCAGCTGATCCAGCCGAAGGTCCGCGCGCTCTGCGAGAAATACGGCATTCCGTACGTGCAGGAGAGCGTGTTCGTGCGGGCGAAGAAGATGCTCGACATCGCGGTGGGCAAGGCCTCGATGCGCCGAGGCGTCACGCGCGACGCGGGCGAGCGCGCTGCGGCTCCGGAGGCGGCTCGCCCGGCGATCTGA
- a CDS encoding ATP-grasp domain-containing protein: MSFVVFATPFFDEKTLRFMAATLAQPGVRLAVISQASELEMPEAMRARIVDHVRVEDVLRSDEIIAAAAHLARLHEPIHRLLAINENIQVQAAEARARLDIEGLRPEAAQRFRDKALMKETFRAGGVPCARHRQVTSAAEAFDFASEIGFPVIIKPLSGAGAADTHRATDTESLRTALAASAPSANHPVLVEEFIVGHEHSFETITVAGQPVWHSITRYFPNPLEVVQTPWIQWCVVLPREVDDPAYDDIRAHGARALSVLGMDTGLSHMEWFRRRDGSVAISEVGARPPGAQFCTIISRAHDFDLYEAWARLVLGGSFEPPVRKYAAGAAYLRGQGEGVVRAIHGLDQIDREIGHLITDVKLPEIGKPHATGYEGDGYILLRHPETSVVEEALLRLVSLVRVELG; encoded by the coding sequence ATGTCGTTTGTCGTCTTTGCCACGCCTTTCTTCGACGAGAAAACCCTTCGTTTCATGGCCGCCACGCTCGCCCAGCCAGGCGTGCGGCTCGCCGTGATCAGTCAGGCCTCGGAGCTGGAGATGCCCGAGGCGATGCGCGCGCGGATCGTGGATCACGTGCGCGTCGAGGATGTCCTGCGCAGCGACGAGATCATCGCCGCCGCCGCTCACCTCGCCCGGCTGCACGAGCCGATTCACCGCCTGCTCGCCATCAACGAGAACATCCAGGTCCAGGCCGCCGAGGCGCGCGCGCGGCTCGACATCGAGGGCCTGCGGCCCGAGGCGGCGCAGCGCTTTCGCGACAAGGCCCTCATGAAGGAGACCTTTCGCGCGGGCGGCGTCCCCTGCGCCCGCCACCGCCAGGTCACGAGCGCGGCAGAGGCATTCGATTTCGCGAGCGAGATCGGCTTCCCCGTCATCATCAAGCCCTTGAGCGGCGCGGGCGCCGCGGACACGCACCGCGCGACGGATACGGAGAGCCTTCGCACAGCCCTCGCCGCGAGCGCGCCCTCCGCGAATCACCCGGTGCTCGTCGAGGAGTTCATCGTGGGCCACGAGCACTCCTTCGAGACGATCACCGTGGCCGGCCAGCCCGTCTGGCACTCGATCACGCGCTATTTCCCGAACCCGCTCGAGGTCGTGCAGACGCCCTGGATTCAATGGTGCGTCGTGCTGCCCCGCGAGGTCGACGATCCGGCCTACGACGACATCCGCGCCCACGGCGCGCGGGCGCTCTCGGTGCTCGGAATGGACACCGGCCTCAGCCACATGGAATGGTTTCGGCGGCGCGACGGCAGCGTGGCGATCTCGGAGGTCGGGGCGCGCCCGCCCGGCGCGCAGTTCTGCACCATCATCTCGCGAGCCCACGATTTCGATCTCTACGAAGCCTGGGCCCGCCTCGTCCTCGGCGGCAGCTTCGAGCCGCCCGTGCGCAAGTACGCCGCCGGCGCCGCCTACCTGCGCGGACAGGGCGAGGGCGTGGTGCGCGCCATTCACGGCCTCGATCAGATCGACCGCGAGATCGGGCACCTCATCACCGACGTGAAGCTCCCCGAGATTGGAAAGCCCCACGCGACGGGCTACGAGGGCGATGGATACATCCTCCTCCGGCACCCCGAGACGAGCGTCGTCGAGGAGGCCTTGCTCCGCCTCGTGAGCCTCGTGCGCGTCGAGCTTGGCTGA
- a CDS encoding MmcQ/YjbR family DNA-binding protein, translating to MASTTPKKVKAALREYALGLPGAHEDFPWGERVVKVNKKVFVFLGTDDGPDIGFSVKLPISGPEVLELPFASPTGYGLGKSGWVTILMKPGDVLPIDVLRGWITESYRAIAPKKLAAQLEGS from the coding sequence ATGGCGAGCACGACGCCCAAGAAAGTGAAAGCGGCCCTGCGTGAATACGCGCTCGGGCTCCCCGGGGCGCACGAGGATTTCCCGTGGGGCGAGCGCGTGGTGAAGGTCAACAAGAAGGTCTTCGTCTTCCTCGGCACCGATGACGGCCCCGATATCGGCTTCTCGGTCAAGCTGCCGATCTCCGGGCCAGAGGTCCTCGAGCTGCCCTTCGCCTCGCCCACAGGATATGGGCTCGGCAAGAGCGGCTGGGTGACGATCCTCATGAAGCCCGGAGACGTCCTGCCGATCGACGTGCTCCGCGGCTGGATCACCGAGAGCTACCGCGCAATCGCGCCGAAGAAGCTCGCGGCCCAGCTCGAAGGCTCGTGA
- a CDS encoding TIM-barrel domain-containing protein, translating into MDLTDASIEPARVHLWGARSALEIRCPFPGVLRIRHAPSSAAATLTHPELAPKQSWAVVADGATPISARRDGDLLRITAPSARIEIALPTGAWTFFDETGETPLARCEAISGATRAAFPMDRHEARISLHAPPGEAYLGFGEKVGTLDKRGQHFTFWNTDNFPPGVDTDPLYASIPFFLAMREGIAWGFFLDEPWRSEVDVASADPTRIAWETSGPELDVYLIVGPHPADVLRRYAALTGRPAMPPLWSLGAHQSRWGYERASDLREVVRGYRERGLPLDVVHLDIDHMEAYKAWTWDRARFPDPAALARELSAEGVKVVTIVDPSIKVEPGYPVYEEARARGYLVRLDRGDPLVGEVWADPAVFPDFTREEVRRFWADLHAPHFESGVAGIWNDMNEPSCFSIRDARGVPAAKGERPSGIGTLDGRTLPFEAWHGDRRHLEMHNVYGLAMARATVEGFERHAPGRRPFVLTRAAFAGIQRFAAVWTGDFGSHFTHLEASIPMLIGLGLSGVPFVGADIPGFVGRADGELFTRWMQAGLFYPLMRNHGARGAPPREPWRFGEPVLSLARAILERRYRLLPALYTAMREAAESGLPVMRPVAFVDPSDPEALRAFDQLLFGEHLLVAPVVRPGQTKRLAYLPAGKWLEFSNLEPRGGVIEGRRHVIADAPLDVVPVWLREGAALPLGAPRAHTTTANWPEITWHVHAAAAVNGRLYEDEGDGNGPSRMTEIRGGTSGATFILERHATGALPLSRASETLCIHGLPPPRAVSGAFGHRVAAGSIELHVDAAWERVELSF; encoded by the coding sequence ATGGATCTCACCGACGCATCGATCGAACCCGCGCGCGTCCACCTCTGGGGCGCCCGCTCCGCCCTCGAGATCCGCTGCCCATTCCCCGGGGTCCTGCGCATACGCCATGCACCCTCGTCGGCCGCAGCGACGCTCACCCACCCCGAGCTTGCTCCCAAGCAATCGTGGGCTGTCGTCGCGGACGGCGCGACGCCGATCTCCGCGCGCCGCGACGGCGACCTCCTCCGCATCACGGCGCCCTCGGCCCGCATCGAAATCGCTCTGCCCACGGGCGCCTGGACGTTCTTCGACGAGACCGGCGAGACGCCCCTCGCGCGCTGCGAGGCCATCTCCGGAGCGACGCGCGCAGCCTTTCCGATGGACCGACACGAGGCGCGGATCTCGCTGCACGCGCCGCCTGGCGAGGCCTATCTCGGCTTCGGTGAGAAGGTGGGCACCCTCGACAAACGCGGCCAGCACTTCACCTTCTGGAACACCGACAACTTCCCGCCCGGCGTCGACACCGATCCCCTCTATGCATCGATCCCGTTTTTCCTGGCCATGCGCGAGGGTATCGCCTGGGGATTCTTCCTCGACGAGCCGTGGCGCTCGGAGGTCGACGTCGCGAGCGCGGATCCGACGCGGATCGCGTGGGAGACATCGGGGCCGGAGCTGGACGTCTATCTCATCGTGGGGCCCCACCCGGCGGACGTCTTGCGGCGTTACGCGGCGCTGACCGGGCGTCCCGCGATGCCCCCGCTCTGGAGCCTCGGCGCGCACCAATCGCGCTGGGGATACGAGCGCGCCTCCGACCTGCGCGAGGTCGTGCGTGGCTATCGCGAGCGCGGGCTGCCGCTCGACGTCGTCCACCTCGATATCGATCACATGGAGGCCTACAAGGCGTGGACCTGGGATCGCGCGCGCTTCCCCGACCCCGCGGCGCTCGCGCGCGAGCTTTCGGCCGAGGGCGTCAAGGTCGTCACCATCGTCGACCCCTCGATCAAGGTCGAGCCGGGATATCCGGTGTACGAAGAGGCCCGCGCGCGCGGCTACCTCGTGCGGCTCGATCGCGGCGACCCGCTCGTGGGCGAGGTGTGGGCCGATCCCGCGGTCTTCCCCGATTTCACGCGCGAAGAGGTGCGCCGCTTCTGGGCCGACCTGCACGCGCCGCATTTCGAGTCCGGCGTGGCCGGCATCTGGAACGACATGAACGAGCCGAGCTGCTTCTCGATCCGCGACGCCCGCGGCGTTCCCGCAGCCAAGGGCGAGCGCCCCTCCGGAATCGGCACCCTCGACGGCCGCACGCTGCCCTTCGAGGCGTGGCACGGCGACCGCCGCCACCTCGAAATGCACAACGTGTACGGCCTCGCCATGGCCCGCGCCACGGTCGAGGGATTCGAGCGCCACGCCCCGGGCCGCCGTCCCTTCGTCCTGACGCGGGCAGCTTTCGCCGGCATCCAGCGCTTCGCGGCCGTCTGGACGGGCGATTTCGGGAGCCATTTCACGCACCTCGAAGCGTCGATTCCGATGCTGATCGGGCTCGGCCTCTCGGGCGTTCCGTTCGTCGGCGCCGACATACCCGGGTTCGTCGGGCGCGCCGACGGCGAGCTGTTCACGCGCTGGATGCAGGCGGGGCTCTTCTATCCGCTCATGCGCAACCACGGAGCCCGCGGCGCTCCCCCGCGCGAGCCTTGGCGCTTCGGCGAGCCCGTCCTGTCGCTCGCCCGCGCGATTCTCGAGCGCCGGTATCGCCTGCTGCCCGCGCTCTACACGGCCATGCGCGAGGCCGCCGAGTCGGGCCTGCCGGTCATGCGGCCGGTCGCGTTCGTCGACCCTTCCGACCCCGAGGCGCTGCGCGCATTCGACCAGCTCCTCTTCGGCGAGCACCTGCTCGTCGCGCCTGTTGTGAGGCCGGGACAAACCAAGCGTCTCGCCTACCTGCCGGCGGGCAAGTGGCTCGAGTTCTCGAATCTCGAGCCCAGAGGCGGGGTGATCGAGGGGCGTCGTCACGTGATCGCCGACGCGCCGCTCGACGTCGTGCCCGTATGGCTGCGCGAGGGCGCGGCGTTACCGCTCGGCGCGCCGCGGGCGCACACGACGACGGCGAATTGGCCCGAGATCACCTGGCACGTGCACGCTGCCGCCGCGGTGAACGGCCGGCTCTACGAGGACGAGGGCGACGGCAATGGCCCGTCTCGCATGACCGAGATTCGCGGCGGCACGAGCGGGGCGACGTTCATCCTCGAGCGCCACGCGACGGGAGCGCTGCCCCTCTCGCGCGCCTCCGAGACCCTCTGCATTCACGGTTTACCGCCGCCGCGCGCCGTCTCCGGCGCCTTTGGCCACCGCGTCGCCGCGGGCTCGATCGAGCTGCACGTAGACGCCGCCTGGGAGCGCGTCGAGCTGTCTTTCTGA
- a CDS encoding enoyl-CoA hydratase/isomerase family protein: MFEITMASPAKNALGSDMMRFILAELGRAGGEPVLLTGSGDAFSAGLDLKEVLKLDEASVVSFLDLLEECMTALYLYPGPTVALVNGHAIAGGAVLTLCCDLRVATSRPNVKIGLNEVALGLRFPPRILSVVRRRLPPQHLEEVLLGASLFDPQTALRLGIVDEIADDAQGVARARLAALAALPREAYALTKRDLRGDAAGLCPPDEHARRMAELIPRWSSTEVRERVVAIFMSSRR, translated from the coding sequence ATGTTCGAGATCACGATGGCGAGCCCCGCGAAAAACGCGCTGGGCAGTGACATGATGCGATTCATCCTCGCCGAGCTCGGCCGCGCCGGCGGCGAGCCCGTGCTGCTCACCGGCAGCGGCGACGCGTTCTCCGCAGGGCTCGACCTCAAAGAGGTCCTGAAGCTCGACGAGGCCAGCGTGGTCTCGTTCCTCGACCTGCTCGAGGAGTGCATGACCGCCCTCTATCTCTATCCGGGGCCCACGGTGGCGCTCGTCAATGGTCACGCCATCGCCGGCGGCGCGGTGCTCACGCTCTGCTGCGACCTGCGCGTCGCCACCTCGCGCCCGAACGTGAAAATCGGCTTGAACGAGGTCGCGCTCGGCCTGCGCTTTCCGCCGCGCATCCTTTCCGTCGTGCGCCGCCGCCTGCCGCCCCAGCACCTCGAGGAGGTGCTGCTCGGCGCGAGCCTATTCGATCCTCAGACGGCGCTTCGCCTCGGCATCGTCGACGAGATCGCCGACGACGCGCAGGGCGTCGCGCGCGCCCGGCTCGCGGCCCTCGCGGCGCTCCCGCGCGAGGCTTATGCGCTCACCAAGCGCGACCTTCGCGGCGACGCGGCCGGCCTGTGCCCGCCGGACGAGCACGCGCGGCGAATGGCCGAGCTCATCCCCCGCTGGAGCTCGACCGAGGTGCGGGAAAGGGTCGTGGCGATCTTCATGTCCTCAAGGCGATAG